One genomic segment of Mycolicibacterium gilvum includes these proteins:
- a CDS encoding LLM class F420-dependent oxidoreductase gives MRFAFKTSPQNTTWSDMLTVWKAADDIDVFESGWTFDHFYPIFSDPTGPCLEGWVTLTALAQATTRLRVGVLVTGIHYRHPAVLANMASALDIVSGGRLELGIGAGWNEEESGAYGIELGSITERFDRFEEACQVLRGLLSQETTTFDGRFYQLKDARNEPKGPQQPHPPICIGGNGEKRTLRITAQYADHWNYVGGTPEEFARKRDVLAAHCADIGRDPKEIMLSAHVRLGADLDVDKVIAEAAALGDEGLDLAIVYLPPPYDPAVLEPLAEKIRASGLLDSNVDG, from the coding sequence GTGAGATTTGCATTCAAGACCTCCCCGCAGAACACCACCTGGTCGGACATGCTCACGGTCTGGAAGGCCGCCGACGACATCGACGTCTTCGAATCCGGCTGGACCTTCGACCACTTCTACCCGATCTTCTCGGACCCGACCGGGCCGTGCCTGGAAGGTTGGGTCACGCTGACCGCGCTGGCCCAGGCGACCACCCGGCTGCGGGTGGGCGTCCTGGTCACCGGTATCCACTACCGCCACCCCGCGGTCCTCGCCAACATGGCCTCCGCACTCGACATCGTCTCCGGCGGACGGCTCGAGCTCGGCATCGGCGCGGGCTGGAATGAGGAGGAGTCCGGCGCGTACGGCATCGAGCTGGGCAGCATCACGGAGCGGTTCGATCGCTTCGAGGAGGCCTGTCAGGTGCTGCGGGGGTTGCTCTCGCAGGAGACCACGACGTTCGACGGCAGGTTCTATCAGCTCAAGGACGCCCGCAACGAGCCGAAAGGACCGCAGCAGCCACACCCGCCGATCTGTATCGGGGGCAACGGAGAGAAGCGCACGCTGCGTATCACCGCGCAGTACGCCGACCACTGGAACTACGTCGGCGGAACGCCCGAGGAGTTCGCGCGCAAGCGCGATGTGCTGGCCGCGCACTGCGCGGACATCGGGCGGGATCCGAAGGAGATCATGCTGTCGGCCCATGTGCGACTCGGCGCGGATCTCGATGTCGACAAGGTCATCGCTGAGGCCGCTGCGCTCGGCGACGAAGGACTGGACCTCGCGATCGTCTACCTGCCGCCACCGTACGACCCGGCCGTGCTCGAGCCGCTGGCCGAGAAGATCCGCGCGTCCGGGCTGCTCGACAGCAACGTCGACGGATGA
- a CDS encoding glutamate synthase subunit beta → MADPRGFLKYTHRETAKRRPVDLRLKDWKEVYEDFSHDTLKVQATRCMDCGIPFCHNGCPLGNLIPEWNDLVRTGRWRDAIERLHATNNFPEFTGRLCPAPCEGSCVLGINQDPVTIKQVEVEIIDNAFDEGWVVPLPPTKLTGKTVAVVGSGPAGLAAAQQLTRAGHRVTVFERDDRIGGLLRYGIPEFKMEKHHIDRRLDQMRAEGTEFRTGVNVGKDITAAQLRQEFDAVVLAGGATARRDLPIPGRELDGIHQAMEFLPWANRFATGDLKDSVLDEDGEPPITAKGKKVIIIGGGDTGADCLGTSHRQGAVSVHQFEIMPRPPETRADSTPWPTYPLMFRVTSAHEEGGERVYSVNTEAFVGSDGKVTGLRAHEVVMNAGKFEKVEGSDFEMDADLVLLAMGFTGPEREGLLSDLGVEFNERGNVTRDDAFATSVPGVYVAGDMGRGQSLIVWAIAEGRAAAAAVDKYLMGNSALPAPIKPTAAPQR, encoded by the coding sequence ATGGCTGATCCGCGCGGCTTCCTCAAGTACACCCACCGCGAGACGGCCAAGCGCCGTCCGGTCGACCTGCGCCTCAAGGACTGGAAAGAGGTCTACGAGGACTTCTCCCACGACACCCTCAAGGTGCAGGCCACCCGCTGCATGGACTGCGGTATCCCGTTCTGCCACAACGGCTGCCCGCTGGGGAACCTGATCCCGGAGTGGAACGACCTGGTGCGCACCGGCCGGTGGCGCGACGCGATCGAGCGTCTGCACGCCACCAACAACTTCCCGGAGTTCACGGGTCGGCTGTGCCCGGCGCCGTGCGAGGGGTCCTGCGTGCTCGGCATCAACCAGGACCCGGTCACGATCAAGCAGGTCGAGGTCGAGATCATCGACAACGCGTTCGACGAGGGCTGGGTGGTGCCGCTGCCGCCGACGAAGCTGACGGGCAAGACCGTGGCCGTCGTCGGTTCGGGTCCGGCGGGTTTGGCTGCGGCGCAACAGCTCACGCGGGCCGGTCACCGGGTGACGGTGTTCGAGCGTGACGACCGCATCGGCGGGCTGCTGCGCTACGGCATCCCCGAGTTCAAGATGGAGAAGCATCACATCGATCGGCGCCTCGATCAGATGCGCGCCGAGGGAACCGAATTCCGCACCGGGGTGAACGTCGGCAAGGACATCACGGCCGCGCAGCTGCGTCAGGAGTTCGACGCGGTGGTGCTCGCCGGCGGTGCGACCGCGCGCCGGGATCTGCCGATTCCGGGCCGTGAGCTCGACGGGATCCACCAGGCCATGGAATTCCTGCCGTGGGCCAACAGGTTTGCCACCGGCGATCTCAAGGACTCTGTGCTCGACGAGGACGGCGAACCGCCGATCACCGCGAAGGGCAAGAAGGTCATCATCATCGGCGGCGGCGACACCGGCGCCGACTGCCTCGGGACGTCGCACCGGCAGGGTGCGGTCAGCGTGCACCAGTTCGAGATCATGCCGCGACCGCCGGAGACGCGGGCGGACTCGACGCCGTGGCCGACGTACCCGCTGATGTTCCGCGTGACGTCCGCCCACGAGGAGGGCGGCGAGCGCGTCTACTCGGTCAACACCGAGGCGTTCGTCGGTTCCGACGGCAAGGTGACCGGGCTGCGCGCGCACGAGGTCGTGATGAACGCGGGCAAGTTCGAGAAGGTCGAAGGCTCGGACTTCGAGATGGACGCCGATCTCGTGCTGCTGGCGATGGGCTTCACCGGTCCCGAGCGCGAAGGGTTGCTGTCGGACCTCGGGGTCGAGTTCAACGAGCGCGGCAACGTCACGCGCGACGATGCGTTCGCGACCTCGGTCCCGGGCGTCTACGTCGCCGGGGACATGGGCCGTGGGCAGTCGCTGATCGTGTGGGCGATCGCGGAGGGTCGTGCGGCCGCGGCAGCGGTGGACAAGTACCTGATGGGCAACTCGGCGCTGCCGGCGCCGATCAAGCCCACCGCCGCGCCCCAGCGATGA
- the gltB gene encoding glutamate synthase large subunit has protein sequence MAPSRQGLYDPAFEHDSCGVAMVADIHGRRSRDIVEKAITALLNLEHRGAQGAEPNTGDGAGILLQVPDEFFRAVCGFDLPEPGSYATGIAFLPQSAKDAATACESVEKIAEAEGLRVLGWRDVPTDDSSLGALARDAMPTFRQVFMAGAEGMDLERRAYVVRKRAEHELGTKGPGQDGPGRETVYFPSLSGQTFVYKGMLTTPQLKAFYLDLQDERMTSALGIVHSRFSTNTFPSWPLAHPFRRVAHNGEINTVTGNENWMRAREALIKTDVFGAKADLDKITPICTPGASDTARFDEVLELLHLGGRSLPHAVLMMIPEAWERHESMDPARRAFYEFHDSLMEPWDGPAAVCFTDGTVIGAVLDRNGLRPSRIWVTEDGLVVMASEAGVLDLDPSTVVKKMRLQPGRMFLVDTAQGRIVDDEEIKAQLAAEHPYQEWLDAGLFQLDELPPGDYVRMPHHRVVLRQQIFGYTYEELNLLVAPMARNGAEALGSMGTDTPIAVLSSRPRMLYDYFQQLFAQVTNPPLDAIREEVVTSLQGAMGPEGDLLNPGPESCRQIVLPQPILRNAELSKLICVDPDHEIRGHKHGMRAAVIRCLYPVNRGGQGLKEALDNVRAKVSSAIRDGARIIVLSDRESDEQMAPIPSLLSVSAVHHHLVRERTRTQVGLIVEAGDAREVHHMAALCGFGAAAINPYMAFESIEDMVDRGVITDITSDQAKANYVKAAGKGVLKVMSKMGISTLASYTGAQLFQAIGINQQVLDDYFTGLTCPVGGIDLDDIAADIASRHALAYLDRPDEWAHRELEVGGEYQWRREGEYHLFNPDTVFKLQHSTRTGQYSIFKEYTQLVDDQSERMASLRGLLKFRDGERPSVPLDEVEPASEIVKRFSTGAMSYGSISAEAHETLAIAMNRLGGRSNSGEGGESVSRFDRDENGDWRRSAIKQVASGRFGVTSHYLTNCTDIQIKMAQGAKPGEGGQLPGHKVYPWVAEVRHSTPGVGLISPPPHHDIYSIEDLAQLIHDLKNANPQARVHVKLVSENGVGTVAAGVSKAHADVVLISGHDGGTGATPLTSMKHAGAPWELGLAETQQTLLLNGLRDRIVVQVDGQLKTGRDVVVAALLGAEEFGFATAPLVVAGCIMMRVCHLDTCPVGVATQNPVLRKRFNGQPEFVENFFMFIAEEVRELMAELGFRTVNEMVGQVGALDTTQAAEHWKAHKLDLTPVLHEPDSAFMNQDLYCSSRQDHGLDKALDQQLITQSREAIDNGTPVRFSTTIANVNRTVGTMLGHEVTKAYGGQGLPDGTIDITFEGSAGNSFGAFLPKGITLRVYGDANDYVGKGLSGGRVVVRPSDNAPEGYVAEDNIIAGNVVLFGATSGEMFLRGQVGERFAVRNSGAHAVVEGVGDHGCEYMTGGRVVILGPTGRNFAAGMSGGVGYVYDPQDALAGNLNAEMVELESLGDSDSDDAVFVHGMIQAHVDATDSAVGQRILADWSGEQVHFKKVMPRDYKRVLEAIAEAERAGADENGVAEAIMAAANG, from the coding sequence ATGGCGCCCAGTCGTCAAGGCCTGTATGACCCCGCATTCGAGCACGACTCCTGTGGTGTGGCGATGGTTGCCGACATCCACGGCCGTCGCAGCCGGGACATCGTCGAAAAGGCCATCACGGCGCTGCTGAACCTCGAGCACCGCGGTGCCCAGGGCGCCGAGCCGAACACCGGCGACGGCGCGGGCATCCTGCTGCAGGTCCCCGACGAGTTCTTCCGGGCCGTCTGCGGCTTCGACCTGCCCGAGCCCGGCAGCTACGCCACGGGCATCGCATTCCTGCCGCAGTCGGCCAAGGACGCCGCCACCGCCTGCGAGTCCGTCGAGAAGATCGCCGAGGCCGAGGGCCTGCGGGTGCTGGGCTGGCGCGACGTGCCGACCGACGACTCGTCGCTGGGCGCGCTGGCCCGCGACGCGATGCCCACCTTCCGCCAGGTGTTCATGGCCGGCGCCGAAGGTATGGACCTCGAGCGCCGTGCCTACGTCGTGCGCAAGCGCGCCGAGCACGAGCTGGGCACCAAGGGTCCGGGTCAGGACGGTCCGGGCCGCGAGACCGTGTACTTCCCGAGCCTGTCGGGGCAGACGTTCGTCTACAAGGGCATGCTGACGACCCCGCAGCTCAAGGCCTTCTACCTGGACCTGCAGGACGAGCGGATGACCAGCGCGCTGGGCATCGTGCACTCCCGCTTCTCCACCAACACGTTCCCGTCGTGGCCGCTGGCCCACCCGTTCCGCCGCGTCGCCCACAACGGCGAGATCAACACCGTCACCGGCAACGAGAACTGGATGCGGGCGCGTGAGGCGCTGATCAAGACCGACGTGTTCGGCGCCAAGGCCGACCTCGACAAGATCACCCCGATCTGCACCCCCGGGGCGTCGGACACCGCCCGCTTCGACGAGGTGCTCGAACTGCTGCACCTCGGCGGCCGCAGCCTGCCGCACGCCGTGCTGATGATGATCCCCGAGGCGTGGGAGCGGCACGAAAGCATGGACCCCGCCCGCCGGGCCTTTTATGAGTTCCACGACTCGCTGATGGAGCCGTGGGACGGCCCTGCCGCGGTGTGCTTCACCGACGGCACCGTGATCGGCGCGGTGCTCGACCGCAACGGTCTGCGCCCGTCGCGCATCTGGGTCACCGAGGACGGCCTCGTCGTGATGGCCTCCGAAGCCGGCGTACTCGACCTCGACCCGTCCACGGTCGTCAAGAAGATGCGCCTGCAGCCCGGCCGCATGTTCCTCGTCGACACCGCGCAGGGCCGCATCGTCGACGACGAGGAGATCAAGGCTCAGCTCGCCGCCGAACACCCGTACCAGGAATGGCTCGACGCGGGGCTGTTCCAGCTCGACGAGCTGCCCCCGGGCGACTACGTGCGGATGCCGCACCACCGCGTGGTGCTGCGCCAGCAGATCTTCGGCTACACCTACGAGGAGCTCAACCTGCTGGTCGCGCCGATGGCGCGCAACGGCGCCGAGGCGCTGGGTTCGATGGGCACCGACACCCCGATCGCCGTGCTGTCGTCGCGTCCCCGGATGCTCTACGACTACTTCCAGCAGCTGTTCGCCCAGGTCACCAACCCGCCGCTGGACGCCATCCGCGAAGAGGTCGTCACCAGCCTGCAAGGTGCGATGGGGCCCGAGGGCGACCTGCTCAACCCCGGCCCGGAATCGTGTCGCCAGATCGTGCTGCCCCAGCCGATCCTGCGCAACGCCGAGCTGTCGAAGCTGATCTGCGTCGACCCCGACCACGAGATCCGCGGCCACAAGCACGGCATGCGCGCCGCGGTGATCCGTTGCCTGTACCCGGTCAACCGCGGCGGGCAGGGCCTCAAGGAGGCGCTCGACAACGTCCGCGCCAAGGTGTCGTCGGCGATCCGTGACGGCGCGCGCATCATCGTGCTCTCCGACCGCGAGTCCGACGAGCAGATGGCGCCGATCCCGTCGCTGCTCAGCGTGTCCGCGGTGCACCACCACCTCGTCCGCGAGCGCACCCGCACCCAGGTCGGGCTCATCGTCGAGGCCGGTGACGCCCGCGAGGTGCATCACATGGCCGCGCTGTGCGGCTTCGGCGCCGCCGCGATCAACCCGTACATGGCGTTCGAGTCGATCGAGGACATGGTCGATCGCGGAGTCATCACCGACATCACCAGCGATCAGGCCAAGGCCAACTACGTCAAGGCCGCCGGCAAAGGCGTGCTGAAGGTGATGTCCAAGATGGGCATCTCCACGCTCGCGTCCTACACCGGCGCGCAGCTGTTCCAGGCAATCGGCATCAACCAGCAGGTGCTCGACGACTACTTCACCGGGCTGACCTGTCCGGTCGGCGGCATCGACCTCGACGACATCGCCGCCGACATCGCCTCCCGGCACGCGCTGGCCTACCTGGACCGCCCCGACGAGTGGGCGCACCGCGAGCTCGAGGTCGGCGGTGAGTACCAGTGGCGCCGCGAGGGCGAGTATCACCTGTTCAACCCGGACACGGTGTTCAAGCTGCAGCACTCGACGCGCACCGGGCAGTACTCGATCTTCAAGGAGTACACCCAGCTCGTCGACGACCAGAGCGAGCGGATGGCCTCGCTGCGCGGTCTGCTGAAGTTCCGCGACGGCGAGCGCCCGTCCGTTCCGCTCGACGAGGTGGAACCCGCGAGCGAGATCGTCAAGCGGTTCTCGACGGGCGCGATGAGCTACGGCTCGATCTCGGCCGAGGCCCACGAGACCCTCGCGATCGCGATGAACCGCCTCGGCGGACGGTCGAACTCGGGCGAGGGCGGGGAATCGGTCTCGCGCTTCGACCGTGATGAGAACGGCGACTGGCGTCGCAGCGCGATCAAGCAGGTGGCGTCCGGCCGTTTCGGAGTGACGAGCCACTACCTGACGAACTGCACCGACATCCAGATCAAGATGGCCCAGGGGGCCAAACCCGGTGAGGGCGGGCAGCTTCCGGGTCACAAGGTGTACCCGTGGGTGGCCGAGGTGCGCCACTCCACACCGGGCGTCGGCCTGATCTCCCCGCCGCCGCACCACGACATCTACTCGATCGAGGATCTCGCACAGCTGATCCACGACCTGAAGAACGCCAATCCGCAGGCCCGCGTGCACGTGAAGCTGGTCTCCGAAAACGGAGTGGGAACGGTGGCGGCCGGTGTGTCGAAGGCGCACGCCGATGTGGTGCTGATCTCGGGTCACGACGGCGGCACCGGCGCGACGCCGCTGACGTCGATGAAGCACGCCGGTGCGCCGTGGGAGCTCGGCCTGGCCGAGACCCAGCAGACGTTGCTGCTCAACGGTTTGCGTGATCGCATCGTCGTGCAGGTCGACGGTCAGCTCAAGACCGGTCGCGACGTCGTGGTCGCCGCGCTGCTCGGAGCCGAGGAGTTCGGCTTCGCGACCGCCCCGCTGGTGGTGGCCGGCTGCATCATGATGCGCGTCTGCCACCTCGACACCTGCCCCGTGGGCGTCGCCACCCAGAACCCGGTGCTGCGCAAGCGTTTCAACGGCCAGCCGGAGTTCGTGGAGAACTTCTTCATGTTCATCGCCGAAGAAGTGCGGGAACTGATGGCGGAGCTGGGCTTCCGGACCGTCAACGAAATGGTCGGACAGGTCGGCGCGCTGGACACCACGCAGGCCGCCGAGCACTGGAAGGCTCACAAGCTCGACCTGACTCCTGTTCTGCACGAGCCCGATTCGGCGTTCATGAACCAGGATCTGTACTGCAGCTCGCGGCAGGACCACGGTCTGGACAAGGCGCTGGATCAGCAGCTGATCACGCAGAGCCGGGAAGCGATCGACAACGGAACCCCGGTGCGTTTCTCGACGACGATCGCCAACGTCAACCGCACCGTCGGCACGATGCTCGGCCACGAGGTCACCAAAGCCTATGGCGGACAGGGGCTCCCGGACGGCACCATCGACATCACGTTCGAGGGGTCGGCGGGTAACAGTTTCGGGGCGTTCCTGCCCAAGGGCATCACGCTGCGGGTGTACGGCGACGCCAACGACTACGTCGGCAAGGGACTCTCCGGAGGCCGGGTCGTGGTCCGGCCCTCGGACAACGCCCCCGAAGGTTATGTCGCCGAGGACAACATCATCGCCGGCAACGTGGTGCTCTTCGGCGCCACGAGCGGGGAGATGTTCCTGCGCGGCCAGGTGGGCGAGCGGTTCGCCGTCCGCAACTCGGGAGCCCACGCCGTCGTCGAGGGCGTCGGTGACCACGGCTGCGAGTACATGACCGGTGGCCGCGTGGTCATCCTCGGTCCGACGGGCCGTAACTTCGCCGCCGGCATGTCCGGCGGGGTCGGCTACGTCTACGACCCGCAGGACGCGCTCGCCGGCAATCTCAACGCCGAGATGGTCGAGCTGGAAAGTCTCGGCGACAGCGATTCAGACGACGCCGTGTTCGTCCACGGCATGATCCAGGCGCACGTTGATGCCACCGATTCCGCGGTGGGACAGCGGATCCTGGCCGATTGGAGCGGTGAACAGGTGCACTTCAAGAAGGTGATGCCGCGCGACTACAAGCGCGTGCTGGAGGCGATCGCCGAAGCCGAACGGGCCGGTGCCGACGAGAACGGCGTCGCCGAGGCGATCATGGCGGCCGCAAATGGCTGA
- a CDS encoding PaaI family thioesterase, translated as MPYPLTTPLGRFGIETALESSERCVATIPVGGLRNPLTGEQTLAPLAMLVDHIGGLINHARRDLDEWTVSSELALEIVPEATEVLASSPDALVVGTSQPLGSKGRGALGMCELAVAGTVIATATVRSFYITVPGSLTAWPQDPAGSLPGPELGRLMAVSAGETGGTSSVLVQHDDPVLNNSVGAVHGGVSSMGLELVGSATLNRDPEGAPYRTASLRVNFLRPFHGGGEAHYRATPSHLGRSSGVAEAEAVGRDGRVALIARVTAYR; from the coding sequence ATGCCGTATCCGCTGACCACGCCGCTGGGCCGCTTCGGGATCGAGACCGCCCTGGAGAGCAGCGAACGCTGCGTCGCCACGATCCCGGTGGGCGGCCTGCGTAACCCGCTCACCGGCGAGCAGACCCTCGCGCCGCTGGCCATGCTGGTCGACCACATCGGTGGCTTGATCAACCACGCGCGCCGCGACCTTGACGAGTGGACCGTGTCCAGCGAACTCGCGCTCGAGATCGTCCCCGAGGCGACGGAGGTGCTCGCCTCCTCGCCCGACGCCCTCGTCGTCGGGACCTCGCAGCCATTGGGGTCCAAGGGCAGGGGTGCGCTGGGAATGTGTGAACTCGCCGTGGCCGGCACCGTGATCGCTACGGCGACGGTGCGCTCGTTCTACATCACCGTCCCCGGTTCGTTGACGGCGTGGCCGCAGGACCCGGCGGGGTCACTGCCGGGCCCGGAGCTGGGCCGGCTGATGGCGGTCAGCGCCGGCGAGACGGGAGGCACCTCCTCGGTGCTGGTCCAGCACGACGACCCGGTGCTCAACAACAGCGTCGGCGCCGTACACGGCGGCGTGTCGTCGATGGGCCTGGAGCTCGTCGGTTCGGCGACCCTCAACCGGGACCCTGAGGGCGCGCCCTACCGGACGGCGTCGCTGCGGGTGAACTTCCTGCGGCCGTTTCACGGCGGCGGTGAGGCCCACTACCGCGCCACACCCTCGCACCTTGGCCGCAGCAGCGGAGTCGCCGAGGCGGAGGCGGTGGGTCGTGACGGTCGCGTGGCACTGATCGCCCGCGTCACCGCCTACCGCTGA
- a CDS encoding Dps family protein, protein MTTFTVPGLSDKQGAEVAELLQKALSRYNDLHLTLKHVHWNVVGPNFIGVHEMIDPQVELVRGYADEAAERIAALGTAPLGTPGAIISDRTWDDYSVNRDTVQAHLAALDLVYTGVIEDTRKSIERLGELDPVSEDMLIGHAAELEKFQWFVRAHLENSGGELVNEGATSEKAAASKAKNKS, encoded by the coding sequence ATGACTACGTTCACCGTTCCCGGCCTGTCCGACAAGCAGGGGGCCGAAGTCGCCGAGCTGCTGCAGAAGGCGCTCAGCAGGTACAACGACCTGCATCTGACACTCAAGCATGTGCACTGGAATGTCGTGGGACCCAACTTCATCGGCGTCCACGAGATGATCGACCCTCAGGTCGAGCTCGTCCGCGGGTACGCCGACGAGGCCGCCGAGCGCATCGCCGCACTGGGCACCGCGCCACTGGGCACGCCCGGCGCGATCATCAGCGACCGCACCTGGGACGACTACTCGGTCAACCGTGACACCGTGCAGGCGCACCTGGCCGCGCTGGACCTCGTCTACACCGGCGTCATCGAAGACACCCGCAAGAGCATCGAGCGCCTCGGCGAGCTCGATCCGGTGTCGGAGGACATGCTGATCGGACACGCCGCCGAGCTGGAGAAGTTCCAGTGGTTCGTGCGTGCGCACCTGGAGAACTCGGGTGGCGAACTCGTCAACGAGGGCGCCACCAGCGAGAAGGCCGCGGCGTCGAAGGCCAAGAACAAGTCCTGA
- a CDS encoding DNA-3-methyladenine glycosylase family protein — protein MTGSTAGVVFPGPVRPGWTLSPLRRGRADPCYHDAPDGAIWRTSLMRSGPVTARISHSARDTIDYEAWGPGAAEFTEGLPALLGADDDATGFDPADPTVAKAAGRAAHLRLGRTGRVLEALVPAILEQRVVGKDARRSWRQLVTEYGAPAPGPAPAHMRVPPTPETWRRIPSWKFHLANVDPGRARTVVGCAQRADALERLIGRSPEAARTAMMSLPGIGVWTAAETAQRAFGDADALSVGDYHLAKIVGWTLLGHPIDDAAMVELLEPLRPHRHRAVRMLEVSGMTVNPRFGPRLSIPNLADL, from the coding sequence ATGACGGGTAGTACGGCCGGCGTCGTGTTCCCCGGGCCGGTCAGGCCGGGGTGGACGCTGTCGCCGTTGCGCCGCGGCAGGGCCGACCCGTGCTACCACGACGCCCCTGACGGCGCGATCTGGCGGACCAGCCTGATGCGCAGCGGTCCGGTGACCGCCCGGATCAGCCACAGTGCGCGCGACACCATCGACTACGAGGCGTGGGGACCGGGCGCGGCCGAGTTCACCGAGGGCCTGCCCGCGTTGCTGGGCGCCGACGACGACGCCACCGGGTTCGACCCTGCGGATCCGACGGTCGCCAAGGCCGCGGGCAGAGCTGCGCACCTGCGGCTGGGCCGCACGGGCCGGGTCCTGGAGGCCCTCGTGCCCGCGATCCTGGAGCAGCGCGTCGTCGGCAAGGACGCCCGCAGGTCGTGGCGACAACTGGTCACTGAGTACGGGGCGCCCGCGCCCGGCCCCGCGCCCGCCCACATGCGGGTTCCGCCGACCCCGGAGACGTGGCGGCGCATCCCGTCGTGGAAGTTCCACCTCGCCAACGTCGACCCCGGCCGGGCCCGCACCGTGGTCGGCTGCGCCCAGCGCGCCGATGCGCTGGAGAGATTGATCGGCAGGTCTCCGGAGGCGGCCCGAACTGCGATGATGTCCCTGCCCGGCATCGGTGTCTGGACCGCCGCCGAGACGGCGCAGCGCGCGTTCGGTGACGCCGACGCACTGTCGGTCGGGGACTACCACCTGGCCAAGATCGTCGGGTGGACCCTGCTCGGGCATCCCATCGACGACGCGGCGATGGTCGAGCTGCTCGAGCCTCTGCGGCCCCACCGGCACCGTGCGGTCCGCATGCTGGAAGTCAGTGGTATGACGGTCAATCCGCGTTTCGGGCCACGGCTGTCGATCCCGAACCTCGCCGATCTGTGA
- a CDS encoding DUF427 domain-containing protein, with product MTDRPIHEPSPSHPITVVPTGRHVVVRVNGDVVAETDAALTLQEASYPAVQYIPIGDVLPGRLSPSDTATYCPFKGDAGYFDVTAGGSTVTDAVWTYREPYPAVAQIAGHVAFYPDKADVSVDDG from the coding sequence ATGACCGATCGCCCCATCCACGAGCCCTCCCCGTCGCACCCGATCACCGTCGTCCCCACCGGACGGCACGTCGTCGTGCGGGTCAACGGCGACGTCGTCGCCGAAACCGACGCCGCATTGACACTTCAAGAGGCCAGTTACCCTGCGGTGCAGTACATCCCGATCGGTGATGTCCTCCCCGGCCGGCTGAGTCCCAGCGACACCGCGACGTACTGCCCGTTCAAGGGAGACGCCGGCTACTTCGACGTCACCGCGGGCGGCAGCACCGTCACCGACGCGGTCTGGACCTACCGGGAGCCGTACCCGGCGGTGGCCCAGATCGCCGGCCACGTCGCGTTCTACCCGGACAAGGCCGACGTCAGTGTCGATGACGGGTAG